The Falsibacillus pallidus genome contains the following window.
AATTATTCCCGGCTTTTTGGATGACGATTGTCTCTTTTTCAAGAAATATCTCTACAAACATTCCAGTCTGAAGTCCGAATGATTCCCTCCATTTGCAAGGGAGGATCACAGATCTCGTTTTATTTAGATCTTTGCATTTATATAGATGCAGCACAATATTCTCCCTCCTTTCCTAGTAAAATACATGTTTATATACATTTTACCTGCCAGCCCAACTTCAAACATTTAGGCAAAAAAAACTGAACCTTATTTACAAGGTTCAGTTTTTTTCGTGATATGCAAGTATAGAAATGTCCGTCAGCAATTCAGAATGGATTTTGTTCATTTCTTTAAAGCTGGCGGCCTCCACAGCAAGATCCATGGCTGCTTGAAATTGCTTTTTCCAGGAAGGTATTGTGGTAATAATGACTTTCTCCACTGATTTTAAATAGTAATTCAAGGAAGCTTCCATTGATAATACTTGTGAAAATGCTTCAGATAGGATGGATTGATTCCAATTAGATTCATCCTCACTGATTGAACTCGATTGGTCATTCAATTCTATTAAAAGCTTTTGGTATTTTACTTTTAATACTTCAATTCTTTCCAATTCATTGATGAGTTCATTTTTTGAAATCATTTCGAGATGCAGATGAAGTTTATCTATTTGAACCTCCAGCTGTTTGAAATTTGAAAATGTGGAACGTGATTTTTTTACTCTGCCAATACGAAAGAATCCTCTAATTCCGCCCGCAGCTGATAATTTTTTAAAGTCTGCCTTCTCAATTGTTTGGATTAATTGTTTTAACTGTTTATCGACCTGACGGAGTCGGCTGGAATTTAAAAAAGTCAATAGTTCGGAAGAGTATGCATGAAGTCTGCTGCGGATGATGCTATCTTCGCTCATTTTTTAATTCCATTCTTATTTTGGTCCCATTGATTATGGAGCTTAATGTAGTCTATTTCAACATTCAACTTTTGGATTTCAGGTGAGAGGAGTTTCATCAAGTCTGATTCCAACTTGGAATTGACAATCGAGATGCTGTTTTTTGCTTCTTGAAGCGTATGGCGCACATCCGGATTCACAGGCGCCTGGCTTGATAAAAGAGAATATTTTTCTGTAATTTCTACAGCAGAATCCAGATCCTTATAAAAAAATTCTTCACTTGCGAAGAATAGATGCGGCTGGATTTTAACTGTCTTTACGATTTTTCGTGAAAGCTTTTGGGTTTCATAGAACTGGCGAAAAGCAGATATTGACCTGAGATTCATGATGGACCTTTGAAGTCTTCTTAATTTGCTGCTTGCCTGCTTTAGATTTTTAAGGATGAACTGATATTCTTTTCGAGTCAATCCATATTTCCTATAGATTTTAGCCAGCTGAATCCACTTTACGATGAAATAAATGATTATAGACGCTCCTACTGCTGTTAAGGAAGAGAGGAGAAAAGTGAAATCCAAATTAAAAAAACTAAAGAGCCATACGATGAATCCAGAGCATACCCCAAGTAAGCTTCTTACGGCAAAACGAATGAATGACATCATAGTCTTAAGCCCCAATCTGATAAGTTCAATCTATAGTATTATGAAATAAAATGAAAAAAGTTACGTTCGTACAGCTTATAAATTTATTTTACAGCAAAAAGGAAAAAAAATCAGCCGCTTTCATCTGAGGAAAAACACCATATCTCCAATAAGGAATATATTGATAATATTCGCAAATAGGCAGAGGTGGAAGTGTATGGAATCAGAAAGAAAAGAATTTTGGTCGGAGAGACGCCGCCTATATAAGAAAATGACCGAACTTTTTACTGAAATTATTCAGAGTGATGAAAGTGATTTAACAGATAGTGAATTCAGTTCCAGGAATTTATCCCAATTTTTAAAGCTATGGGCGAATAATAATGTTTCTTTAGAAGAGAATCTCCATTCAGAAGGGTTGGGCACGCTTAAGATGGCAGACTTTCATGTAGAGCACTACATTAAAAAAATTCTATATAATCTTGGATGTCCTCCATTTGACAACGGGAGGATGTATGACTGGTGGAAAGCAAAAAGTTTGAAAAAATGGAGATCTGATAAATTATTTGGCCAATATCAAACCGAAAAAAATGTAAAAGTGATGGCCACATTAGATAATACTTCAACGAAGGAGGAAATTGATTCGCTCATTAAAAATGGAATGGATATTGCCAGGATCAATTGTGCCCACGGTTCGCCTGGAGATTGGCTCAGATTGATTCAACTCATAAGGGGTTTCGGTGAAGATTTGCATCGGTGCAAAATTTTTATGGATATTCCCGGTCCAAAAATAAGGATTGAGAAAATCCTATTCAATCCATATACCGTAAAAATTCAATCGAAAAATGTAAAGAAATCAATTCTTGGGATCATTAAGAAAGACTCTCATCCCTTTACTAAAAATATTGATTCCCTTTTTGAAATAGAAATAAAGCAATCTAGTCTCTTTGAACAGGTAAATCCAGGGGATGACATTCATATAAAATTAATCGATTCCCTGCATGGAACATTAAAAGTCGTTGATATACTCAGTGAACAAGTTCTATTGGTGGAAGCTGAAGGGCCATTTGAAATCAATCAAAAATGTCAACTTAACTTCAGTGGTCAAGAGTTGGAAATCACAAATATCAAGACAACTCCTTCCTCTATTAAAGT
Protein-coding sequences here:
- a CDS encoding pyruvate kinase, translated to MESERKEFWSERRRLYKKMTELFTEIIQSDESDLTDSEFSSRNLSQFLKLWANNNVSLEENLHSEGLGTLKMADFHVEHYIKKILYNLGCPPFDNGRMYDWWKAKSLKKWRSDKLFGQYQTEKNVKVMATLDNTSTKEEIDSLIKNGMDIARINCAHGSPGDWLRLIQLIRGFGEDLHRCKIFMDIPGPKIRIEKILFNPYTVKIQSKNVKKSILGIIKKDSHPFTKNIDSLFEIEIKQSSLFEQVNPGDDIHIKLIDSLHGTLKVVDILSEQVLLVEAEGPFEINQKCQLNFSGQELEITNIKTTPSSIKVKKGSVIRVYFNEESFRRMRGNRQCACLTVSHPKALKNAGLNDSVYFDDGIIFGKVTRLTPDFIELLILSPNEKSKKIKEGKGINFPDSFVHLLLSTPNQEDLALLPFLIEHADIIGLSYVNHPKDIKKMADILHAYGREDIGLVAKIETKEGIRQLSRIIETGLTYSNFGVMIARGDLAVEAGFQNLLTAQENILRMCHAAHLPVIWATGVLNQLTKNGTPTRAEISDVFLASQTECIMLNKGEFLNDSVKMLNLLMHSSIALNSYYRDDGTEFFRAQKDLLEE
- a CDS encoding AbrB/MazE/SpoVT family DNA-binding domain-containing protein, with translation MLHLYKCKDLNKTRSVILPCKWRESFGLQTGMFVEIFLEKETIVIQKAGNNSTHNHRIVSEKGSVQIPKELLKLMKFDEFEHYCIFIDDNKKRFMLQLIP
- a CDS encoding toxic anion resistance protein, coding for MSEDSIIRSRLHAYSSELLTFLNSSRLRQVDKQLKQLIQTIEKADFKKLSAAGGIRGFFRIGRVKKSRSTFSNFKQLEVQIDKLHLHLEMISKNELINELERIEVLKVKYQKLLIELNDQSSSISEDESNWNQSILSEAFSQVLSMEASLNYYLKSVEKVIITTIPSWKKQFQAAMDLAVEAASFKEMNKIHSELLTDISILAYHEKN
- a CDS encoding 5-bromo-4-chloroindolyl phosphate hydrolysis family protein translates to MMSFIRFAVRSLLGVCSGFIVWLFSFFNLDFTFLLSSLTAVGASIIIYFIVKWIQLAKIYRKYGLTRKEYQFILKNLKQASSKLRRLQRSIMNLRSISAFRQFYETQKLSRKIVKTVKIQPHLFFASEEFFYKDLDSAVEITEKYSLLSSQAPVNPDVRHTLQEAKNSISIVNSKLESDLMKLLSPEIQKLNVEIDYIKLHNQWDQNKNGIKK